A part of Acidimicrobiales bacterium genomic DNA contains:
- a CDS encoding ChbG/HpnK family deacetylase, with protein MTSVGERLGRDPGDRVLILTADLLGMCHASNVGVYECLRSGLATGAGLMVPGPWARDAASHYRGEPVGVHLTLNAELDRYRWRAITQAPSLHDGDGGFPRTVDDLWNHADLDETRRECRAQLERAVLWGFDVSHLSTHLGALQNRPEFFDVYLELAIDFGLPIRLEGGSAESSAGFPFRALASEEGVLTVDHHRMRRMADPSTLEREAMDLQPGVTEIVIEPAADTPELRAICDEWGRRVDHRDLACGNSELRADLDRGHVTLISWRDLREVQRAG; from the coding sequence GTGACCAGCGTGGGCGAACGACTCGGCAGGGATCCCGGGGACCGAGTCCTCATCCTCACCGCCGACCTGCTCGGCATGTGCCACGCCTCCAACGTAGGCGTCTACGAGTGCCTCCGCAGCGGCCTGGCTACCGGAGCTGGTCTCATGGTGCCGGGCCCGTGGGCCCGCGACGCCGCCTCCCACTACCGGGGCGAGCCGGTGGGCGTGCACCTCACGTTGAACGCAGAACTGGACCGCTACCGGTGGCGGGCCATAACCCAGGCGCCGAGCCTGCACGATGGCGACGGTGGCTTCCCGCGCACGGTCGACGACCTCTGGAACCACGCCGACCTGGACGAGACCCGCCGGGAGTGCCGGGCCCAACTGGAGCGGGCTGTCCTGTGGGGCTTCGACGTCAGCCACCTGAGCACCCACCTGGGTGCGCTCCAGAACCGGCCGGAGTTCTTCGACGTGTACCTCGAGCTGGCCATCGACTTCGGCCTCCCCATCCGGCTGGAGGGTGGAAGCGCCGAATCCTCGGCCGGGTTCCCGTTCAGGGCGCTGGCCTCCGAAGAGGGCGTTCTCACCGTGGACCACCATCGGATGCGACGGATGGCCGACCCTTCGACCCTCGAACGGGAGGCCATGGACCTCCAGCCCGGCGTCACCGAGATCGTGATCGAACCGGCCGCCGACACGCCGGAGCTCCGGGCGATCTGCGACGAGTGGGGTCGCAGGGTCGACCACCGGGACCTTGCCTGCGGCAACAGCGAGCTCAGGGCCGACCTGGACCGCGGCCACGTCACCCTCATCAGTTGGAGGGACCTTCGCGAGGTCCAGCGGGCCGGCTGA